Proteins from a single region of Candidatus Woesearchaeota archaeon:
- a CDS encoding signal peptidase I has translation MKKIINFLKKTWHFIWHEDSLLSWIVNIILAFVLIKFIVYPGLGLVLGTSHPIVAVVSSSMEHHQQFEEWWASNALCESGACSQGQFYHNYNITKEDFQKYPLAKGFNIGDIMFLMKADPKSVKLGDIIVFRSPYRSDPIIHRVVKKWADGNIYYFRTKGDNNAGHVQDELQITEAQLVGKTLFRVPYLGYVKIGFVKFLCVFGKFNFCVR, from the coding sequence ATGAAAAAAATAATTAACTTTTTAAAAAAAACATGGCACTTCATATGGCATGAAGACAGCCTGCTGAGCTGGATCGTCAATATAATACTTGCATTCGTTCTTATAAAATTCATAGTCTATCCCGGATTGGGCCTGGTCCTCGGAACATCCCACCCAATAGTTGCAGTTGTTTCATCAAGCATGGAGCATCATCAGCAATTCGAAGAATGGTGGGCTTCCAATGCGTTGTGCGAGTCAGGGGCGTGCAGCCAGGGCCAGTTTTACCATAATTACAACATTACAAAAGAGGATTTCCAGAAATATCCGCTTGCAAAAGGCTTTAACATAGGAGACATAATGTTTTTGATGAAAGCCGATCCAAAAAGCGTAAAACTAGGGGATATAATTGTTTTCAGAAGCCCATATAGGTCTGATCCGATAATCCACAGGGTTGTCAAGAAATGGGCAGACGGCAATATTTATTATTTCAGGACAAAAGGCGACAACAATGCAGGACATGTGCAGGATGAGCTGCAGATAACTGAAGCGCAGCTTGTTGGAAAAACCCTTTTCAGGGTTCCTTATCTGGGTTATGTGAAAATCGGCTTTGTGAAGTTTTTATGCGTGTTTGGAAAATTTAATTTTTGCGTGAGGTGA
- a CDS encoding transcription factor S yields MFCPKCGSIMVPKKGIWQCSCGHKDKGKESLKLKDEPKKEAKKDIMFGVVDADKEVLPLTDAECDKCGHSKAYFWTMQTRAGDEAETRFYKCEKCRHVWREYK; encoded by the coding sequence ATGTTCTGCCCGAAATGCGGCTCTATAATGGTGCCTAAAAAAGGAATTTGGCAATGCTCGTGCGGCCATAAGGATAAAGGAAAGGAAAGCTTGAAGCTGAAAGATGAGCCAAAAAAAGAAGCCAAGAAAGATATAATGTTTGGCGTTGTGGATGCTGACAAGGAAGTTTTGCCATTGACAGATGCAGAATGCGACAAATGCGGCCACAGCAAGGCATATTTCTGGACAATGCAGACAAGAGCTGGAGATGAAGCTGAAACAAGATTTTACAAGTGCGAGAAATGCAGGCACGTATGGAGAGAATATAAGTAA